One genomic region from Streptomyces sp. Li-HN-5-11 encodes:
- a CDS encoding bifunctional polysaccharide deacetylase/glycosyltransferase family 2 protein produces the protein MTDRRRRSAPARHHSRTRHITPRTHWLLLSVLAVTLSAALLLQGYTHHMFGITADDVPTARGHSGTVPGQVVHGGPVIADASTFPHTARVKARTVALTFDDGPDPVWTPRILDVLRRNHVHATFFVVGTQVVAHPELVRRITADGNQIGIHTFTHPDLAHLAPWQRSLELRETQLAVAGAAGVTTALLRPPYSSENDALDDNDWAVLKQADAAGYVTVLTTRDAEDWQRPGVARIVSNATPHGHAGQIVLMHDAGGDRSQTVAALRSLIPRLKARGFEFATVSDAVGMTAPVRPAGPGDHLQGLALIRMLQAGDRIVWLLGVLMYAAGAISVLRAVVVLIAARRHRRLRKGRRGRTWGPPVTEPVSVIVPAYNERAGIEAAVRSLLASGHPVEIIVVDDGSTDGTADLVESLHLPGVRVIRQQNAGKPAALNTGLAAATCALVVMVDGDTVFEPDTVRTLVQPFSDPRVGAVSGNAKVVNRGGLLGRWQHIEYVVGFNLDRRLFDLAQCMPTVPGAIGAFRRRALLGLGGVSDVTLAEDTDLTMALCRAGWRVVYEEGARAWTEAPASLNALWRQRYRWCYGTLQAMWKHRGALVQRGAAGKLGRRGLGYLLLFQVLLPLLAPVVDVFAVYGLLFLDPVRITGLWLAFLLLQLVMGLYAFRLDGERPGPLWSLPLQQFVYRQLMYLVVIQSVFTALSGSRLRWQRMERYGSLQAPAGAKAPRRAPYGGVPEPARLDGFPQQVPHETPQ, from the coding sequence GTGACCGATCGCCGACGCCGCAGCGCCCCTGCCCGCCACCACAGCCGCACTCGTCACATCACACCCCGCACTCACTGGCTGCTGCTGAGCGTGCTCGCGGTGACCCTGTCGGCGGCCCTCCTGCTGCAGGGCTACACCCACCACATGTTCGGTATCACCGCGGACGACGTGCCCACCGCCCGCGGCCACAGCGGCACGGTGCCCGGCCAGGTGGTCCACGGCGGTCCGGTGATCGCGGACGCCTCCACCTTCCCGCACACCGCCCGCGTGAAGGCCCGCACCGTCGCACTGACCTTCGACGACGGCCCGGACCCCGTCTGGACGCCACGGATCCTGGACGTGCTGCGCCGCAACCACGTGCACGCGACCTTCTTCGTCGTCGGCACCCAGGTCGTCGCCCATCCCGAACTGGTCCGCCGGATCACCGCCGACGGCAACCAGATCGGCATCCACACCTTCACCCACCCCGACCTGGCCCACCTCGCCCCGTGGCAGCGCTCCCTGGAACTGCGTGAGACGCAACTGGCGGTGGCGGGGGCCGCGGGAGTCACCACAGCGCTGCTGAGGCCGCCGTACTCCTCGGAGAACGACGCGCTGGACGACAACGACTGGGCGGTCCTCAAGCAGGCCGACGCGGCAGGCTACGTCACGGTGCTCACCACCCGGGACGCCGAGGACTGGCAGCGCCCCGGCGTGGCCCGCATCGTCAGCAACGCGACACCGCACGGCCACGCCGGACAGATCGTGCTGATGCACGACGCCGGCGGTGACCGGTCGCAGACCGTCGCCGCACTGAGGAGCCTGATACCACGGCTGAAAGCACGGGGCTTCGAGTTCGCGACGGTCTCCGACGCGGTCGGCATGACCGCGCCCGTACGGCCCGCCGGGCCCGGCGACCATCTGCAGGGGCTGGCCCTCATCCGGATGCTGCAGGCCGGCGACCGGATCGTCTGGCTGCTGGGCGTGCTGATGTACGCGGCCGGAGCGATCAGCGTGCTGCGCGCGGTGGTCGTGCTGATCGCCGCCCGCCGGCACAGGCGACTGCGAAAAGGACGCCGGGGCCGGACCTGGGGACCGCCCGTGACCGAGCCGGTCAGCGTCATCGTCCCCGCGTACAACGAACGGGCCGGCATCGAAGCGGCCGTACGCTCCCTGCTCGCCTCGGGCCATCCGGTGGAGATAATCGTGGTGGACGACGGCTCGACCGACGGCACGGCCGACCTGGTGGAGTCGCTCCACCTGCCAGGGGTGCGGGTGATCCGGCAGCAGAACGCCGGCAAGCCCGCCGCTCTCAACACCGGACTCGCCGCGGCCACCTGCGCGTTGGTCGTCATGGTCGACGGCGACACGGTGTTCGAACCTGACACCGTCCGCACGCTCGTCCAGCCCTTCTCCGACCCCAGGGTGGGCGCCGTCTCGGGCAACGCCAAGGTCGTCAACCGCGGCGGTCTGCTGGGCCGCTGGCAGCACATCGAATACGTCGTCGGATTCAACCTCGACCGCCGTCTGTTCGACCTCGCCCAGTGCATGCCGACCGTGCCCGGCGCGATCGGCGCGTTCCGCCGCCGGGCGCTGCTCGGCCTCGGCGGCGTCAGCGACGTCACCCTCGCCGAGGACACCGACCTCACCATGGCGCTGTGCCGGGCCGGCTGGCGCGTGGTCTACGAGGAGGGCGCGAGGGCGTGGACCGAGGCGCCCGCGTCCCTCAATGCCTTGTGGCGCCAGCGATACCGCTGGTGCTACGGCACCCTGCAGGCGATGTGGAAGCACCGCGGCGCCCTCGTGCAGCGCGGCGCCGCCGGTAAGCTCGGCCGCAGGGGCCTGGGCTACCTGCTGCTCTTCCAGGTGCTGCTGCCCCTGCTCGCACCCGTCGTGGACGTCTTCGCCGTGTACGGGCTGCTCTTCCTCGACCCGGTCCGGATCACCGGCTTGTGGCTCGCCTTCCTCCTGCTGCAGCTCGTCATGGGTCTCTACGCGTTCCGCCTGGACGGAGAACGGCCCGGCCCGCTGTGGAGCCTGCCGTTGCAGCAGTTCGTCTACCGGCAGTTGATGTACCTGGTGGTGATCCAGTCCGTCTTCACCGCCCTGTCCGGCTCACGGCTGCGATGGCAGCGTATGGAGCGGTACGGCAGCCTGCAGGCCCCGGCGGGGGCGAAGGCGCCGCGGCGGGCACCGTACGGCGGCGTCCCGGAGCCGGCTCGCCTCGACGGCTTTCCGCAGCAAGTGCCACACGAGACACCACAGTGA